In Streptococcus parasuis, the following proteins share a genomic window:
- a CDS encoding MFS transporter: MQANRVRKSFTLQVIWLFQPLRFTQRKVKRLEESQIWLLYRLNSRNILEIIQKKGIIMKKILKNATYLWVLTADMLSNFGDVVYYLALMNYVLLVPNSRLALAIVTFSEIFPSFMGLFTGYLADKTVNKISTIKLTLLFRVLLYLILGFCMGFKPALWIVVMASVFNVCADFAGFYENGLYTPLGLRVAPKEEREQYSAFRQTVTSLLNIAFQALSALLVGLLSYQNLAFLNAGTFLVSLLIMQLLTPAFRKLLTEQPLKNAELPSQTEKEAKGLGILASFKQAVRELRKIPEFRLVLITSPIINACGAILYPILVLLISEDPSLVVINIETSLATILFIFFAGNILGSSLVFTLFKKTSMVTLEVAATFSLLGVFVGMLTHQLPLILFFLATMGIGFGASGPKFNAKFVNSMPEEQLATIGGGVSTYFMLGQALFRLVVSGLVLLLSVDQISWIFLNASGFLALYVIYWLIRNQKIPQNQSV, translated from the coding sequence ATGCAAGCGAACCGAGTGAGAAAATCCTTCACATTACAGGTGATTTGGCTTTTTCAACCCTTACGATTTACTCAACGAAAGGTTAAAAGGCTAGAGGAAAGTCAAATTTGGCTCCTCTACAGATTAAATAGTCGGAATATTCTGGAAATTATTCAAAAGAAAGGGATTATCATGAAAAAGATTTTGAAAAATGCTACATACCTATGGGTACTGACGGCGGATATGCTGTCCAATTTTGGTGATGTTGTCTATTATCTGGCCCTGATGAACTATGTCTTGCTGGTGCCAAACAGCCGTCTGGCGCTGGCGATTGTGACCTTCTCAGAAATCTTTCCTAGCTTTATGGGCCTCTTCACAGGCTATCTGGCAGACAAGACGGTCAACAAAATCAGTACTATCAAGCTGACCCTTCTCTTCCGTGTCCTTCTCTACCTCATCCTCGGATTCTGCATGGGCTTTAAGCCGGCCCTTTGGATTGTCGTGATGGCGTCGGTTTTCAATGTTTGTGCAGACTTTGCTGGCTTTTATGAAAACGGCCTCTATACACCTCTGGGATTACGCGTAGCGCCCAAAGAAGAGCGGGAGCAGTATTCAGCCTTTCGTCAGACCGTGACCAGCCTCCTAAACATCGCCTTTCAGGCCCTCTCTGCTCTCTTGGTCGGCCTACTCTCCTACCAAAACCTGGCCTTTCTCAACGCCGGCACCTTTTTAGTCTCCCTCCTCATCATGCAGTTGCTGACGCCAGCCTTTCGCAAACTCCTGACGGAGCAACCATTGAAAAATGCAGAGCTGCCCAGCCAGACAGAGAAGGAAGCGAAAGGGCTAGGAATTTTAGCTTCTTTTAAACAAGCGGTTAGGGAGCTGCGCAAGATACCTGAGTTTCGCCTGGTCTTGATTACCAGCCCTATTATCAATGCCTGTGGGGCCATACTTTATCCAATCTTAGTCTTGTTAATTAGCGAGGATCCTAGTTTGGTAGTAATAAATATTGAAACAAGCCTCGCAACCATTTTATTTATCTTCTTTGCGGGAAATATTTTGGGCTCCTCTTTGGTCTTTACCTTGTTCAAAAAGACCAGCATGGTTACGCTCGAAGTGGCAGCTACTTTTTCTCTATTGGGGGTATTTGTAGGAATGTTGACTCACCAATTGCCTCTCATCCTATTCTTTTTAGCGACTATGGGAATTGGTTTCGGAGCCAGTGGTCCAAAATTTAATGCAAAATTTGTCAATTCCATGCCAGAGGAGCAGTTGGCAACGATAGGAGGTGGTGTTTCCACCTACTTCATGTTGGGTCAAGCTCTATTTCGGCTGGTTGTATCCGGTTTAGTTTTGCTATTATCAGTTGATCAGATTAGCTGGATTTTCCTGAATGCTAGTGGCTTTTTAGCCTTATATGTTATCTACTGGCTTATCAGAAATCAAAAAATACCTCAAAATCAGTCTGTATAG
- the gltX gene encoding glutamate--tRNA ligase, whose translation MTKPIRVRYAPSPTGLLHIGNARTALFNYLFARHHGGTFLIRIEDTDRKRHVEDGERSQLENLRWLGIDWDESPETHEQYRQSERLDIYQKYVDQLLAEGKAYKSYVTEEELAAERERQEAAGETPRYINEYLGMSEDEKTAYIAEREAAGIVPTVRLAVNETGIYKWNDMVKGEIEFEGGNIGGDWVIQKRDGYPTYNFAVVIDDHLMEISHVIRGDDHIANTPKQLMVYEALGWEAPEFGHMTLIINSETGKKLSKRDTNTLQFIEDYRRKGYMPEAVFNFIGLLGWNPGGEEEIFSREQFIQLFDEKRLSKSPAAFDQKKMDWMSNEYIKNADLETIFNLAKPFLEEAGRLTDKAEKLVELYKPQLSSADEIVGLTDLFFSDFPELTEEEREVMAGETVPTVLNAFKEKLEAMTDEDFQPDNIFPQIKAVQKETGIKGKNLFMPIRIAVSGEMHGPELPNTIYLLGREKSIQHIDNMLKSL comes from the coding sequence ATGACTAAACCAATTCGTGTGCGTTATGCACCAAGTCCAACTGGGCTTTTACATATCGGAAATGCCCGTACAGCATTGTTTAACTATCTTTTTGCCCGCCATCACGGCGGTACGTTCCTCATTCGTATTGAAGACACAGACCGCAAACGTCATGTGGAAGACGGAGAGCGCTCTCAGCTTGAAAACCTGCGTTGGTTGGGTATTGATTGGGATGAGAGTCCAGAAACTCATGAGCAATACCGTCAATCAGAGCGTTTGGATATTTACCAAAAGTATGTTGATCAGCTCTTGGCAGAAGGCAAGGCCTATAAGTCTTACGTGACAGAAGAAGAATTGGCAGCGGAGCGTGAGCGTCAAGAAGCTGCGGGCGAAACACCTCGCTACATCAATGAATATCTGGGTATGTCTGAAGATGAAAAAACAGCCTACATCGCAGAGCGTGAGGCGGCTGGCATTGTTCCAACTGTTCGCTTGGCTGTCAATGAAACAGGTATCTACAAATGGAATGACATGGTTAAGGGCGAAATCGAGTTTGAAGGTGGCAACATCGGTGGCGACTGGGTTATCCAGAAACGTGACGGCTACCCAACCTATAACTTTGCCGTGGTTATTGACGATCATCTCATGGAAATCTCGCACGTTATCCGTGGGGATGACCACATTGCCAATACACCTAAGCAGCTCATGGTCTACGAAGCACTTGGTTGGGAAGCGCCAGAATTTGGTCACATGACTTTGATTATCAACTCTGAGACTGGTAAAAAACTGTCCAAACGTGATACCAACACTCTTCAGTTTATCGAAGATTACCGTCGTAAGGGTTACATGCCTGAAGCTGTCTTCAACTTTATCGGTCTCTTGGGTTGGAACCCGGGTGGTGAAGAGGAAATCTTCTCTCGTGAGCAATTTATCCAACTCTTCGATGAAAAACGCCTTAGCAAGTCACCAGCAGCCTTTGACCAGAAGAAAATGGACTGGATGAGTAATGAGTACATCAAGAATGCTGATTTGGAAACTATTTTCAACCTTGCCAAACCATTCTTGGAAGAAGCGGGTCGCTTGACAGATAAGGCAGAGAAATTAGTGGAACTTTACAAGCCACAATTATCTTCTGCAGATGAAATTGTTGGTTTGACAGACCTTTTCTTCTCTGATTTCCCAGAATTGACTGAGGAAGAAAGAGAAGTGATGGCGGGAGAAACTGTTCCGACTGTCTTAAATGCCTTCAAGGAAAAATTGGAAGCCATGACAGACGAAGATTTCCAACCAGACAATATTTTCCCACAAATCAAGGCAGTTCAAAAAGAAACAGGTATCAAGGGCAAAAACCTCTTCATGCCGATCCGTATCGCCGTTTCAGGCGAGATGCACGGACCAGAGTTACCAAATACCATTTACCTGCTCGGCCGTGAAAAATCTATCCAGCATATTGACAATATGTTAAAGAGTTTGTAA
- a CDS encoding IS3 family transposase (programmed frameshift), with the protein MSKRSPKSVSEKLELVLLHSEEGKSISWLARRHGVSNDTLSNWVRKYKEAGVEGLEESRRWMKYSKELKEQAVSDYLDGLGSLKDLTKKYGISDPRVLRSWIKSYTSGKELKATSRGMSRMKQGRKTTFDERVEIVNFTLAHEKDYQGAVEKYGVSYQQVYSWVRKFEKDGSNGLLDRRGKGLESKPNLTLEEELRLKIKQQEERIKYLEMENGLPKKVRRNQATKPMVRLGRHLESFQAIKEYAEEQKEASISHLCRILKVSRSGYYKWLQHQETASEQENLGLMNVIKELHSQHNGILGYRRMTLFVNRKLGTSCNKKRIRRLMHILGIRSIIRRAKGYCTKTSFVNVEDNILNRDFTATAPNQKWCTDVTFLKYGLSCKAYLSAIKDLYDGSIVAYVVGQLNDNELVLETLRKARKANPEATPLIHSDRGSQYTSKDYYRLTTKYQMTRSMSRVGKCIDNAPIESFFGHFKTECYDLKKYKTFEELVSDIDAYIFFYNHQRFQERNNGLAPLEMRNKAVA; encoded by the exons ATGTCCAAAAGAAGTCCAAAATCTGTCTCTGAGAAACTAGAACTTGTTCTACTTCACTCGGAAGAAGGGAAATCAATTAGTTGGTTAGCTAGGCGCCATGGTGTGTCTAACGACACTCTATCAAACTGGGTTCGGAAATACAAAGAAGCTGGTGTTGAGGGGCTAGAGGAAAGCCGTCGCTGGATGAAGTATAGTAAGGAACTAAAGGAACAAGCTGTTTCCGACTATCTTGATGGTTTGGGAAGTCTCAAAGATCTGACCAAAAAATATGGAATTTCTGACCCTCGTGTTCTCAGATCATGGATAAAAAGTTATACTAGTGGTAAAGAATTGAAAGCTACTAGTAGAGGAATGAGTCGCATGAAACAAGGACGCAAGACAACATTTGACGAACGGGTTGAGATTGTCAATTTTACCCTTGCCCACGAGAAAGATTACCAAGGGGCTGTTGAGAAGTATGGGGTTTCCTACCAACAGGTCTATTCGTGGGTCAGAAAGTTTGAGAAGGACGGTTCTAACGGCCTCCTCGACCGTCGTGGAAAAGGTTTGGAAAGCAAGCCTAATCTGACTTTGGAAGAAGAGTTACGCCTAAAAATCAAGCAACAGGAAGAACGGATTAAGTATCTTGAAATGGAGAACGGCCTGC CTAAAAAAGTTAGAAGAAATCAAGCGACGAAACCGATGGTAAGACTAGGTCGCCACTTGGAATCCTTCCAAGCGATTAAAGAATATGCGGAAGAACAGAAAGAGGCTTCTATCAGCCACTTGTGCCGTATTCTAAAGGTATCTCGCTCAGGCTACTATAAGTGGTTACAACACCAGGAAACAGCTTCTGAACAGGAAAATTTAGGATTGATGAATGTCATCAAGGAACTTCATAGCCAACATAATGGTATTCTTGGTTATCGTCGTATGACGCTATTTGTCAATCGCAAGCTTGGAACAAGCTGCAACAAGAAACGGATTCGACGATTGATGCACATTTTAGGCATTCGTTCCATTATCAGAAGAGCTAAGGGCTACTGTACCAAGACCAGCTTTGTCAATGTAGAAGACAACATTCTCAACCGTGATTTTACAGCTACTGCCCCCAATCAGAAATGGTGTACAGATGTGACTTTCTTGAAGTACGGTCTCAGTTGTAAGGCCTATTTGAGTGCTATTAAGGACCTCTACGACGGCTCAATTGTCGCTTATGTGGTCGGTCAGTTGAATGATAATGAATTGGTATTAGAAACACTTCGTAAAGCCCGAAAAGCTAATCCTGAAGCGACACCATTGATTCACAGCGACCGAGGTTCACAATATACTTCGAAAGATTATTACCGTTTAACGACCAAGTATCAGATGACCCGCTCCATGTCTCGTGTTGGTAAGTGTATTGACAACGCACCAATTGAGAGCTTCTTTGGGCACTTTAAGACGGAGTGCTATGATTTGAAGAAGTATAAGACTTTTGAGGAGCTGGTGTCAGATATTGATGCCTACATCTTTTTTTATAATCATCAACGATTTCAAGAACGCAACAACGGCCTTGCCCCTCTTGAAATGAGGAACAAGGCCGTCGCCTAA
- a CDS encoding MerR family transcriptional regulator yields MKTGQVMKQFGIKRDTLRFYIEQGLLQPQLIDGKYYWNKEEINNLENILGLRQLGLSVKAIIRIKELHDTKCGSLEQLKENKQVILDEIADREKQILLLQEQKENLENLLQQIEEKLQNL; encoded by the coding sequence ATGAAAACAGGACAAGTTATGAAACAGTTTGGTATCAAACGTGATACGCTTCGTTTCTACATCGAACAAGGATTGCTACAGCCTCAACTGATTGACGGCAAATACTACTGGAACAAAGAAGAAATCAATAACCTAGAAAATATCCTCGGACTTCGCCAGTTAGGCCTATCTGTGAAAGCCATCATCCGTATCAAAGAACTTCACGACACCAAATGTGGAAGTCTCGAACAGCTAAAAGAAAACAAACAGGTCATACTGGATGAAATTGCCGACCGTGAAAAACAAATCCTCCTGCTCCAAGAACAGAAGGAAAATCTAGAAAATCTACTCCAGCAGATTGAGGAAAAATTACAGAATTTATAA
- a CDS encoding NUDIX hydrolase: METWNAYTADGHLTDHTLIRGEAIPDGLYHLVVECIIRHRDGSTLFMKRDSTKPSYPDYYEATAGGSALFGEIAEQAILREVREETGIELTATQLRHHTHFVAHDDQCIFHCYWAETDWDKSAIQLQAEETSHYIWVPQEKLKDFLETELVIPRQKDYVERLFLEQEQGKSENETQYNMR; this comes from the coding sequence ATGGAAACTTGGAACGCCTACACAGCCGACGGTCACTTGACCGACCACACCCTCATACGCGGAGAAGCCATTCCCGATGGTCTCTACCACCTAGTCGTCGAGTGCATCATCCGCCACCGTGACGGCAGCACCCTCTTTATGAAACGCGACAGCACCAAGCCCTCCTACCCTGACTATTATGAAGCGACAGCAGGAGGCTCGGCTTTATTTGGGGAAATAGCAGAGCAGGCCATTTTACGAGAGGTCCGCGAGGAGACAGGCATTGAACTGACAGCGACCCAACTCCGCCACCATACACACTTTGTTGCCCATGACGACCAGTGTATCTTCCACTGCTACTGGGCTGAAACCGACTGGGACAAATCTGCCATCCAACTCCAAGCCGAAGAAACCAGCCACTACATCTGGGTCCCACAGGAAAAACTGAAAGATTTCCTGGAAACAGAGCTAGTCATTCCAAGGCAGAAGGACTATGTGGAGAGGTTGTTTTTAGAACAAGAACAGGGTAAAAGCGAGAATGAAACTCAGTACAATATGAGATAA
- a CDS encoding VOC family protein, translating to MQTIIPHLWYNTEAKEAAEFYVDLFGGKIDWTYTITDTPSGNADLVQFQLGDMTLAAISAGPYFKLNESMSLMVNVASKDDVSRLYEALSDGGRVLMPFAEYLFSPYYVWLEDRFGLSWQLSYEPDLDVPYSFDICLLFSQDQVGLAQPMLDYYKDKLPQASIGQLSYYGEGEAAVEAAKLNYAELLVGGQKLIVMDHGYGGEASFNEAFSLMVYVDSQEEADSWYEKVSAVPEAEICGWAKDQFGISWQIVPRILMEAYDSASPEQIQAVNAAVMTMKRLDIASIQALLD from the coding sequence ATGCAAACTATTATCCCACATCTCTGGTACAATACAGAGGCAAAAGAAGCTGCAGAGTTCTATGTGGACCTTTTCGGAGGCAAGATTGACTGGACCTATACCATTACGGATACGCCATCAGGTAATGCGGATTTGGTTCAGTTCCAACTGGGGGACATGACCCTGGCAGCGATTAGTGCAGGGCCTTATTTCAAACTCAATGAGTCTATGTCGCTCATGGTAAATGTAGCTAGTAAGGACGACGTAAGCCGTCTTTATGAGGCGCTATCAGACGGTGGTCGTGTGCTTATGCCATTCGCAGAATATCTCTTCAGCCCTTATTATGTCTGGCTGGAAGACCGCTTTGGTCTGTCTTGGCAGCTTTCGTATGAACCCGATTTGGATGTGCCCTATAGCTTCGACATCTGCCTGCTCTTCTCGCAGGATCAGGTTGGTTTGGCCCAGCCTATGTTGGACTACTACAAGGACAAGCTCCCTCAGGCTAGTATCGGTCAACTTTCCTACTACGGTGAAGGGGAGGCTGCTGTTGAGGCTGCCAAACTGAATTATGCGGAACTTCTCGTCGGTGGACAGAAACTGATTGTCATGGACCACGGTTACGGTGGCGAAGCTTCATTCAACGAAGCCTTTTCGCTCATGGTCTATGTGGATAGTCAGGAAGAAGCGGATAGCTGGTATGAGAAGGTATCGGCAGTTCCAGAAGCGGAGATTTGCGGTTGGGCCAAGGATCAATTTGGGATTTCCTGGCAAATTGTGCCGCGTATTTTGATGGAGGCATACGATTCAGCTAGCCCAGAACAGATTCAGGCTGTGAATGCTGCAGTAATGACAATGAAGCGTCTAGATATCGCCTCTATTCAAGCCTTATTAGATTAA